Genomic window (Marinilabiliales bacterium):
AAGAAGGCTTAAAGCTTATTGTTTCCCTTAAGGAGCAGGAAAAGATCAGGGCTTTCAGGGGAAAACTCAAATGGCACGGGGATCTTGAACAAATGAGGCTGGACAAATGATACTGGTTGACTCATCAGTATGGATTGATTACTTCAATGGTATCGACAACCCTCCGGCCTGTTACCTGTATGACAACCTGGGCCGTGAAGTATTTGTAACCGGCGACCTTATAATGCTGGAGGTACTGCAGGGGTTTGGGTCTGACAGGGATTATGCAACCGGCAGGAAAATAATGGAGAGTCTGCCCTGCCTCAACCTCTTCGGAAGAGAAATAGCGATCACCACCTCAGGCAATCGCAGGAAATTAAGAAATAAGGGGATCACCATCCGCAAGACAGTTGATATGGTTATTGCCACCTTCTGTATAGAGAACAAAATAAGGCTCCTTCATAATGACAAGGATTTTCTGCCGCTGCAGGAATTCGCCGGGCTGAAGGCTATAATTTTTTAGTGACGGGGTTTATTGATCTGAAATTGTATCCCACCAATCCACAATCTTGTTTTTAAGTGTCATAAAATAGGCTTGCACTTTGCATCTAACTATTGGATGCACCATATTATATGGCGGAAACTGAACAGTACACTCAACCACATTTAATCCTCTGCCAGCACAGGA
Coding sequences:
- a CDS encoding PIN domain nuclease, with the translated sequence MILVDSSVWIDYFNGIDNPPACYLYDNLGREVFVTGDLIMLEVLQGFGSDRDYATGRKIMESLPCLNLFGREIAITTSGNRRKLRNKGITIRKTVDMVIATFCIENKIRLLHNDKDFLPLQEFAGLKAIIF
- a CDS encoding type II toxin-antitoxin system VapB family antitoxin, which translates into the protein MRTNIVIDNELMKKAMSITGHKTKKATVEEGLKLIVSLKEQEKIRAFRGKLKWHGDLEQMRLDK